One genomic segment of Clostridium saccharoperbutylacetonicum N1-4(HMT) includes these proteins:
- the gpmA gene encoding 2,3-diphosphoglycerate-dependent phosphoglycerate mutase, which yields MIKLVLIRHGESIWNLENKFTGWTDVDLSENGLKEARLAGEILKKNGFAFDIAYTSVLKRAIRTLDIILHEMDLMWIPVNKSWKLNERHYGALQGLNKAETAEKYGEEQVHKWRRFVNVRPPELTKDDPRYGGHDLRYKDLKEGEIPLTENLADTEKRVLEEWNENIAPKLKEGKKIIIAAHGNTLRALVKYLDNISSDGIANLNIPTGTPLVYELDENLAPIDSYYLSLEGKIPENIIDKHI from the coding sequence ATGATTAAATTAGTATTGATAAGACATGGGGAAAGTATTTGGAATTTAGAAAATAAATTTACTGGCTGGACTGATGTGGATTTATCTGAAAATGGACTTAAGGAAGCAAGATTGGCTGGGGAAATACTTAAAAAAAATGGATTTGCTTTTGATATAGCCTATACTTCTGTTTTAAAAAGAGCAATAAGGACATTAGATATAATATTGCATGAGATGGATTTAATGTGGATACCAGTAAATAAATCTTGGAAGCTTAACGAAAGACATTATGGAGCACTCCAAGGCTTAAATAAGGCAGAAACTGCAGAAAAATATGGAGAAGAACAAGTTCATAAGTGGAGAAGATTTGTAAATGTAAGACCACCAGAATTAACAAAAGATGATCCAAGATATGGTGGACATGATTTGAGATATAAAGATTTAAAAGAAGGTGAAATTCCATTAACAGAAAATTTAGCAGATACAGAAAAAAGAGTTTTAGAGGAATGGAATGAAAATATAGCTCCAAAATTAAAAGAAGGTAAAAAAATTATAATAGCAGCTCATGGAAACACTCTAAGAGCTCTAGTAAAATATCTAGATAATATTTCTAGTGATGGAATAGCTAATTTAAATATACCTACAGGTACACCTTTAGTATATGAATTAGATGAAAATCTAGCACCTATAGATAGCTATTATTTATCCTTAGAAGGAAAAATACCTGAAAATATAATAGACAAGCATATTTAA
- a CDS encoding ketopantoate reductase family protein gives MKILIVGTGVIGTLYGHSLSKCNEVTHFVRENKFSIMNNKTITYDIIDERETEERMYTTGEYTYKCVINVECEYDLIIVPVNSYQLKGVLETLIKQVPNSDYVLFTLNWNGTEEIDKILKKEQYIMGYAGGGGTFRDNLLWGNIGQDITLGTVYEDQKSLLSKTIDIFKECGIVPEVPCNVLHWLWIHNVGASPVGIGLSKYNDLGEFLKDEKLVETCFKAMNEGYSLCEKRGVNLNEFPEVQMIKMPFSTLYPMFKRNFEENPIMQRYTAHALLAIDEMKDNFIQMLKLGKEMKINIPNMEELNKLI, from the coding sequence ATGAAGATATTAATAGTTGGTACAGGAGTAATTGGAACTTTGTATGGACATTCACTTTCAAAATGTAATGAAGTTACTCATTTTGTACGTGAAAATAAGTTTAGCATTATGAATAATAAAACTATAACATATGATATTATAGATGAACGTGAAACGGAAGAGCGTATGTATACAACAGGAGAATATACTTACAAATGTGTAATTAATGTAGAGTGTGAATATGATTTGATTATTGTTCCTGTAAATTCATATCAATTAAAGGGGGTACTTGAAACACTTATTAAACAGGTGCCTAATTCTGATTATGTACTATTTACATTGAATTGGAATGGAACAGAAGAGATTGATAAGATTCTAAAAAAAGAACAATACATTATGGGTTATGCTGGAGGAGGAGGTACCTTTAGAGATAATCTACTTTGGGGAAATATAGGACAAGATATTACCTTAGGGACAGTATATGAAGATCAAAAGTCATTACTTAGCAAGACAATTGACATCTTTAAAGAGTGTGGGATTGTGCCTGAGGTTCCATGTAATGTGCTACATTGGTTATGGATACACAATGTAGGAGCAAGTCCTGTAGGAATAGGTCTTTCAAAATATAATGATCTAGGTGAGTTTTTAAAGGATGAAAAGCTAGTAGAAACATGTTTTAAAGCAATGAATGAAGGGTATAGTTTGTGTGAAAAGCGAGGAGTTAATCTAAATGAATTTCCAGAAGTCCAAATGATTAAAATGCCATTTTCTACTTTATATCCAATGTTTAAAAGAAATTTTGAAGAAAACCCGATAATGCAGCGTTATACCGCTCATGCATTACTTGCAATTGATGAGATGAAAGATAATTTTATACAAATGCTTAAGCTTGGAAAAGAAATGAAAATTAATATACCTAATATGGAAGAATTAAATAAGTTAATTTAA
- a CDS encoding TetR/AcrR family transcriptional regulator: MARTNKEFDNKRNELLKSIWDIFIANGYENTTIAFIIKILNISKGAFYHYFSSKEECADAAIEMQVELWIDEIEKHDSKELKADARFKEIILNGIKAVNSNRSQNEKMDTPANAVFHQKLMVSITKRFAPFYADIILQGIKEGIFHAKYPLETAEMILTLSNFYLDMNLFKWDRETIASKVCAFEEILTQSLGSEKNTFSFIANLFELEEK, from the coding sequence ATGGCAAGAACAAATAAAGAGTTTGATAACAAGAGAAATGAATTACTAAAATCAATATGGGATATATTTATTGCAAATGGTTATGAGAATACTACAATTGCATTTATTATTAAAATTTTAAATATATCAAAGGGGGCTTTTTATCATTATTTTTCTTCAAAAGAAGAATGCGCAGATGCTGCAATAGAAATGCAGGTGGAACTTTGGATTGACGAAATAGAAAAGCATGATTCAAAAGAATTAAAAGCTGATGCAAGATTTAAAGAAATAATTTTAAATGGAATAAAGGCTGTAAATAGTAATAGGAGTCAGAATGAAAAAATGGATACTCCAGCAAATGCAGTATTTCATCAGAAATTGATGGTTAGTATTACTAAGAGATTTGCACCTTTTTATGCTGATATAATATTGCAAGGAATTAAAGAAGGAATTTTTCATGCAAAATACCCACTCGAAACAGCAGAGATGATTTTAACTTTATCTAATTTTTACCTAGATATGAATTTATTTAAGTGGGATAGAGAGACAATAGCATCAAAAGTTTGTGCGTTTGAAGAAATTCTCACACAAAGTTTGGGGTCTGAAAAAAATACATTTAGCTTTATTGCTAATTTATTTGAATTGGAGGAGAAATAA
- a CDS encoding energy-coupling factor ABC transporter substrate-binding protein: protein MTKTKKTVVSLLIIAALIALIPLFTLKGAEFGGSDDAGSKVVSEITGTEYEPWFKPVMETWIGGELPGEVESLLFCVQTGIGVGIIAFFMGRFVERKKIENEKNKI from the coding sequence ATGACAAAAACTAAAAAAACAGTTGTAAGTTTATTAATTATTGCAGCATTAATTGCTCTTATACCATTATTTACGTTGAAAGGTGCTGAATTCGGAGGTTCTGATGATGCGGGAAGTAAGGTGGTTTCTGAAATTACGGGAACTGAATATGAGCCTTGGTTTAAGCCAGTTATGGAAACTTGGATTGGTGGAGAATTACCAGGCGAAGTTGAAAGTTTACTTTTTTGCGTACAGACAGGCATTGGAGTTGGTATAATTGCCTTTTTTATGGGAAGATTCGTAGAGAGAAAGAAAATAGAAAATGAGAAAAACAAAATTTAA
- a CDS encoding energy-coupling factor ABC transporter permease yields the protein MNKKEKRIIGLAAAFAMFFGVSPAANAMHIMEGYLPPQFCIIWGVVCIPFIVAGYLSIKKTLSEHRRAITILAMAGAFVFVLSSLKIPSVTGSCSHMTGTGLGTILFGPSAVSILGIIVLIFQAILLAHGGITTLGANTFSMAIAGPFVSYGIYKLCKVLKINKYVGIFLAAAIGDLFTYCVTSIQLALAYPSESGGIIVSAIKFLAVFAPTQVPLAIIEGILTVVIIIGLETYAKPELKELGVVMGGEN from the coding sequence ATGAATAAAAAAGAAAAGAGAATTATTGGTTTAGCAGCAGCATTTGCTATGTTTTTTGGAGTGTCACCAGCAGCAAATGCAATGCATATTATGGAGGGGTATCTTCCACCACAGTTTTGTATTATATGGGGTGTTGTATGTATCCCATTCATAGTAGCAGGTTATTTATCTATTAAGAAGACTTTGTCAGAGCATCGTAGAGCAATTACTATTTTAGCTATGGCAGGAGCATTTGTTTTTGTACTTTCATCTTTAAAGATTCCATCAGTAACAGGAAGCTGTTCACATATGACTGGTACTGGGCTTGGGACAATATTATTTGGACCAAGTGCAGTTAGTATCTTAGGAATAATTGTACTTATTTTTCAAGCAATTCTGCTAGCGCATGGTGGGATTACTACTCTTGGTGCTAATACATTTTCGATGGCTATTGCAGGACCATTTGTTTCATATGGAATATATAAATTGTGTAAGGTTTTGAAAATAAACAAATATGTAGGTATTTTCTTGGCAGCAGCAATTGGAGACTTATTTACTTATTGTGTCACAAGTATTCAACTTGCACTTGCGTATCCATCTGAAAGTGGAGGTATAATTGTGTCAGCAATTAAATTTCTTGCAGTATTTGCACCAACGCAAGTTCCATTAGCAATTATTGAAGGTATTTTGACAGTTGTTATTATAATTGGTCTTGAAACATATGCAAAACCTGAATTAAAAGAACTTGGAGTAGTGATGGGAGGCGAAAATTAA
- a CDS encoding energy-coupling factor ABC transporter ATP-binding protein, with amino-acid sequence MKKLILKIEDLAYTYGNGKAALAGVSVDLYEGEKIAVIGSNGSGKSTFFLNVDGVLTPEQGKIFYRDTLINKKNLKELRKNIGIVFQDADNQIIASTVKAEVGFGPMNLKLSKEEVLERVDEALEYMNISHLKDRPPHYLSGGEKKRVSIADIIAMKSEIIIFDEPTAALDPVNAIMLEEVLSKLGAEGKTMLISTHDVDFTYRWAERVLVFSEGKIIADGSPLEIFQNKKILKQANLRQPTLLEVYEFLVEKNILKDIKQYPKSIQEFKNIHI; translated from the coding sequence ATGAAAAAATTGATTTTAAAAATTGAGGATTTAGCCTATACCTATGGAAATGGAAAAGCTGCATTAGCTGGAGTAAGTGTGGATCTTTATGAAGGTGAGAAAATTGCTGTTATTGGTTCTAATGGTTCAGGAAAATCTACATTCTTCCTAAACGTAGATGGTGTACTTACACCAGAACAAGGAAAAATTTTTTATAGAGATACACTTATTAATAAAAAGAATTTAAAGGAGCTTAGAAAAAATATAGGAATTGTATTTCAAGATGCAGACAATCAAATTATTGCATCTACAGTTAAAGCGGAAGTTGGTTTTGGACCGATGAATTTAAAGCTTTCAAAAGAAGAAGTATTAGAACGAGTTGATGAAGCCTTAGAATATATGAATATTTCACATTTAAAAGATCGTCCACCACACTATTTAAGCGGTGGTGAGAAGAAACGTGTAAGTATTGCCGATATAATAGCTATGAAATCAGAAATTATTATTTTTGATGAACCAACGGCAGCACTAGATCCAGTAAATGCCATTATGTTAGAAGAAGTTTTAAGTAAACTTGGAGCTGAGGGAAAGACAATGCTAATATCTACCCATGATGTAGATTTTACCTATAGATGGGCTGAAAGAGTTCTTGTATTTTCAGAAGGAAAAATTATTGCAGATGGATCCCCACTGGAAATTTTTCAAAATAAGAAAATTTTGAAGCAGGCGAATTTAAGGCAACCAACTTTGCTTGAAGTATATGAATTTTTAGTTGAAAAAAATATTTTAAAAGATATAAAGCAATATCCTAAAAGTATACAAGAATTTAAAAATATACACATATAA
- the cbiQ gene encoding cobalt ECF transporter T component CbiQ yields MINKHKIGHKQGEGYSIDFYAYASKIRQWNATFKVGLALLTLISCITLDNPYVSIVVITAMAYLTVIKGEIPLRAYLSILAIPIAFILLSTFTIAIDFSKDPIGQYNLYLGFGYVFTSIMQLKKMIFLILKIFAAISALQMLTLSTPSSEIIYVLRKACVPKIIIELMSLIYRYIFILMDVATKMKNSAKSRQGYCDFKTSCYTFGNIASNMLIISLKKANAYYDAMEARCYDGELVFLEEDKDIDKMQLAVAAAFISFLILLGSFTR; encoded by the coding sequence ATAATTAATAAACATAAAATAGGTCATAAGCAAGGAGAAGGATATTCTATTGATTTTTATGCTTATGCATCAAAAATCAGACAATGGAATGCAACTTTTAAAGTAGGGCTAGCTCTATTAACCTTGATTAGTTGCATTACATTGGACAATCCCTATGTATCTATTGTTGTTATAACAGCTATGGCTTATCTGACAGTAATTAAAGGAGAAATTCCCTTAAGAGCATACTTATCAATATTAGCAATTCCAATTGCGTTTATTTTACTAAGTACTTTTACTATTGCAATTGATTTTTCTAAAGATCCTATAGGACAGTATAATTTATATCTTGGATTTGGTTATGTTTTTACTTCAATAATGCAACTTAAGAAAATGATATTTTTGATTTTGAAAATTTTTGCAGCTATTAGCGCTTTACAAATGCTAACATTATCAACTCCGTCTTCTGAGATTATTTATGTGTTACGTAAAGCTTGTGTACCTAAGATTATTATAGAATTAATGAGTCTTATTTATCGTTATATATTTATTTTAATGGATGTAGCTACTAAGATGAAAAATTCAGCAAAATCACGTCAGGGTTACTGCGATTTTAAAACTTCTTGCTATACTTTTGGCAATATTGCAAGTAATATGCTTATTATTTCTCTTAAGAAAGCAAATGCATATTATGACGCTATGGAAGCTCGGTGTTATGATGGAGAGCTTGTCTTTTTAGAGGAAGACAAAGATATTGATAAAATGCAGCTTGCTGTGGCAGCAGCATTTATAAGTTTTTTAATATTGCTTGGGAGTTTTACAAGATAG
- a CDS encoding MerR family transcriptional regulator, whose amino-acid sequence MYTIGQFSKIGRVSTKTLRYYDEIELLKPMRVDKDTQYRYYSYEQVLKLIFISELKTYGLKLEEIKVVMDKQDSDLLKKFLRNKISEINEEVQNNLKLKDSIEEKIKKIELGGNIMEAKKDLKVELKEREPLVVISRRTITSMSNISSVIGKVFEEIFKLGLKQEGPVMTIYHDKQEFDVENADCEICIPINSKVNMEKSENIKELSGGLVAAITFIGPYSRLGEAYGTIVKWIDENGYKSVAAPFDIYLNSPQSVGSPEEFITEVCFPISK is encoded by the coding sequence GTGTATACAATCGGGCAGTTTTCTAAAATTGGTAGAGTTTCAACTAAGACACTTCGGTATTATGATGAAATTGAGCTTCTAAAACCTATGCGTGTAGACAAAGATACTCAATACAGATATTATTCATATGAACAAGTCTTAAAGCTTATTTTTATATCTGAATTAAAGACTTATGGATTAAAATTAGAAGAAATTAAAGTTGTTATGGATAAGCAGGATTCAGACTTGTTAAAAAAGTTTCTAAGGAATAAAATTAGTGAAATTAATGAAGAAGTGCAAAATAATTTGAAACTCAAAGATTCTATTGAAGAAAAAATTAAGAAAATTGAGTTAGGAGGCAATATTATGGAAGCAAAGAAAGATTTAAAAGTTGAATTGAAGGAAAGAGAACCATTAGTTGTTATTAGCAGGAGAACAATTACAAGTATGAGTAATATAAGCAGTGTAATAGGAAAGGTATTTGAAGAGATCTTCAAGCTTGGTCTAAAACAAGAAGGACCTGTAATGACAATTTATCATGACAAACAAGAATTTGATGTTGAAAATGCAGACTGTGAGATCTGTATTCCAATAAATAGTAAAGTAAATATGGAGAAGAGCGAAAACATAAAAGAGCTTTCGGGTGGTTTGGTTGCAGCCATAACATTTATAGGGCCATATTCAAGACTTGGAGAAGCTTATGGTACCATTGTAAAATGGATTGATGAGAATGGATATAAAAGCGTGGCTGCACCTTTTGATATTTATTTAAATAGTCCTCAAAGTGTTGGAAGTCCAGAAGAATTTATAACTGAGGTATGTTTTCCAATTAGTAAATAG
- a CDS encoding nuclear transport factor 2 family protein, translated as MSDREEIIKKYFGAWINNNSLVLKDIFDRNIIYSECYGPEYHGINTIETWFEDWNKRGEVLIWDIKQFVHQGNISVVEWYFKYKYNGEVGEFDGVSLIEFNDDNYIVTLKEFQSKVPHYYPYEN; from the coding sequence ATGAGTGATCGAGAAGAAATAATAAAGAAATATTTTGGTGCTTGGATAAATAACAATAGTTTAGTATTAAAAGATATTTTTGATAGAAATATAATTTATAGCGAATGTTATGGACCTGAATACCATGGGATAAATACAATTGAAACTTGGTTTGAGGATTGGAATAAAAGAGGCGAAGTCTTGATTTGGGATATAAAGCAGTTTGTTCATCAAGGTAATATATCTGTAGTTGAATGGTATTTTAAATACAAATATAATGGGGAAGTCGGAGAATTTGATGGGGTCTCACTTATTGAATTTAATGATGATAACTATATAGTAACCTTAAAAGAATTTCAATCTAAAGTTCCACATTACTATCCATATGAAAATTAA
- a CDS encoding SDR family NAD(P)-dependent oxidoreductase gives MNKNSKIALVTGGSRGIGRDSALSSSKKGIDVIITYNNQKEKADEVVKEIEVSGGKAAAIQLDVSDISSFDSFVSKLSDVLKAKWNQESFNFLINNAGISNHTPILKVTEEEFDKTFNVHFKGVFFLTQKLIPLIADEGRIINTSTMLTRSTYPGSGLYASAKGAVEVFTRYLAKELGARGIRANTIAPGTINTEFSGDTYIKNPGLKDRIASQTTLGRMGEASDIGPVVASLCSDEMGWVTGQCIGVCGSVL, from the coding sequence ATGAACAAAAATAGTAAAATTGCATTAGTTACAGGTGGAAGTCGTGGAATTGGTCGAGATTCTGCATTATCATCATCTAAAAAAGGAATAGATGTAATTATCACTTACAATAATCAAAAAGAAAAGGCAGATGAAGTTGTAAAGGAAATTGAAGTAAGTGGTGGTAAGGCTGCTGCTATTCAGCTTGATGTAAGTGATATATCTTCCTTTGATTCCTTTGTATCTAAGTTATCAGATGTTTTAAAAGCTAAATGGAATCAAGAGAGTTTCAATTTTTTAATTAATAATGCAGGAATTTCAAATCATACACCTATTTTAAAAGTTACAGAAGAAGAATTTGACAAAACATTTAATGTTCACTTTAAAGGAGTTTTCTTTTTAACACAAAAATTAATTCCTCTAATTGCAGACGAAGGTAGAATTATAAACACTTCTACAATGTTAACTCGTTCTACATATCCAGGATCTGGGCTTTATGCTTCTGCGAAAGGTGCGGTAGAAGTTTTTACTAGATATTTAGCTAAGGAATTAGGAGCAAGAGGAATAAGGGCGAATACTATAGCTCCAGGTACCATTAATACTGAATTTAGTGGAGATACTTATATCAAAAATCCAGGTTTAAAAGATAGGATTGCTTCTCAAACTACACTCGGAAGAATGGGCGAAGCTTCTGATATTGGACCTGTTGTTGCAAGTCTTTGCTCAGATGAAATGGGATGGGTCACCGGACAATGTATTGGAGTATGTGGCTCAGTGCTTTAA
- a CDS encoding MerR family transcriptional regulator: MTYSIKDISQILGLSIYTIRFYDKEGLLPFVSRNKSGNREFTESDLNLFKVICCLKNSGMQIKDIKRYIDFCMEGANTIDARKKLLFEHRKEILQQIEELNKSLEIVDFKIEMYEAPNAIEIINEQRRHAYEEKRENKLLQTDEAGNI, translated from the coding sequence TTGACATATTCAATAAAAGATATATCACAGATTTTGGGGCTTTCTATATATACAATTCGTTTTTATGACAAAGAAGGGCTTTTACCATTTGTCTCAAGAAATAAATCAGGAAATAGAGAATTTACTGAATCAGATTTAAATTTATTTAAGGTGATTTGTTGTTTAAAGAATTCAGGAATGCAAATTAAAGATATTAAAAGATATATTGATTTCTGTATGGAAGGTGCCAATACTATAGATGCACGAAAAAAATTACTTTTTGAACATCGTAAGGAAATTCTGCAACAGATAGAGGAACTTAATAAAAGTCTAGAAATAGTCGATTTTAAGATTGAAATGTATGAGGCTCCTAATGCCATAGAAATTATTAACGAACAAAGAAGACACGCTTATGAAGAAAAACGTGAGAATAAATTATTACAAACTGATGAAGCTGGTAATATTTGA
- a CDS encoding NADH peroxidase, with product MKKFVCTVCGYVHEGDAAPDKCPVCGVGAEKFKEQSGEMTWAAEHVVGVAQGVSEDILADLRANFEGECSEVGMYLAMSRVAHREGYPEIGLYYEKAAHEEAEHAAKFAELLGEVITDSTKKNLELRVAAENGATAGKFDLAKRAKAANLDAIHDTVHEMARDEARHGKAFKGLLDRYFG from the coding sequence ATGAAAAAATTTGTTTGTACAGTATGTGGATATGTTCATGAAGGAGATGCAGCACCAGACAAATGTCCAGTATGTGGTGTTGGAGCAGAAAAATTTAAAGAACAATCAGGAGAAATGACTTGGGCTGCAGAACATGTAGTTGGAGTAGCACAAGGAGTTTCAGAAGATATATTAGCAGATTTAAGAGCTAACTTTGAAGGAGAATGTTCAGAAGTTGGAATGTACTTAGCTATGTCAAGAGTTGCACATAGAGAAGGATACCCAGAAATTGGATTATACTATGAAAAAGCTGCTCATGAAGAAGCAGAACATGCAGCTAAGTTTGCTGAATTATTAGGAGAAGTTATTACAGATTCTACTAAGAAAAACTTAGAATTAAGAGTTGCAGCTGAAAATGGAGCAACAGCAGGTAAGTTCGATTTAGCTAAGAGAGCTAAAGCAGCTAATTTAGATGCTATTCATGATACAGTACATGAAATGGCTAGAGATGAAGCTAGACATGGTAAAGCATTCAAAGGATTATTAGATAGATATTTTGGATAA
- a CDS encoding pectinesterase family protein, which translates to MIIVSKDGNGQFKTIQAAIDSIPENNSEEVEIYIKNGVYKEKISILKPYITLIGEDNEKTILTFDDYAKKLFPNGEAYRTFNTYTIFIRANDFTAKNLTIENSAGQGEIVGQAVAVYVEGDKSIFKDCRFLANQDTLFTGPLPPKPIEGNNFGGPMEGKERTVGRQYYENCYIEGDIDFIFGSATAVFNKCEIFSKDINSEVNGYATAASTVQGREFGYVFFDCKLTSNAPAHTVYLGRPWRDYAKTVFINCFIGEHIKKEGWHSWDKPLAEKETYYAEYKSYGPGASDTTRVSWSHILTDEEVNKYTISNILGGNDNWLS; encoded by the coding sequence ATGATAATAGTTTCAAAAGATGGAAATGGACAATTTAAAACTATTCAAGCAGCAATTGATTCGATTCCTGAAAACAATTCTGAAGAAGTTGAAATATACATTAAAAATGGAGTCTACAAAGAAAAAATATCTATATTGAAGCCATATATTACACTTATTGGTGAAGATAATGAAAAAACTATTTTAACATTTGATGATTATGCTAAAAAATTATTTCCAAATGGTGAAGCATACCGAACTTTTAACACTTATACTATTTTTATAAGAGCTAATGACTTTACTGCAAAAAACCTAACAATCGAAAATTCAGCAGGTCAAGGAGAAATTGTTGGACAAGCTGTTGCTGTGTATGTTGAAGGAGATAAATCAATATTTAAAGACTGTAGATTTCTAGCTAATCAAGATACCTTATTTACTGGTCCTCTTCCACCAAAACCTATAGAAGGCAATAATTTCGGTGGACCAATGGAAGGAAAAGAACGAACCGTAGGTAGACAATATTATGAAAATTGTTATATCGAAGGTGATATCGATTTTATTTTTGGTTCTGCTACAGCTGTATTTAATAAATGTGAAATATTTTCAAAGGATATAAATTCTGAAGTAAACGGCTATGCAACTGCTGCTTCAACCGTTCAAGGCAGAGAATTTGGTTATGTCTTCTTTGATTGTAAATTAACTAGTAACGCACCTGCTCATACTGTTTACCTAGGAAGGCCTTGGAGAGATTATGCAAAAACAGTTTTTATAAACTGCTTTATTGGAGAACATATAAAAAAAGAAGGCTGGCATAGCTGGGATAAGCCACTTGCTGAAAAAGAAACTTATTATGCTGAATATAAAAGCTACGGCCCTGGCGCTTCTGATACAACAAGAGTTTCATGGTCTCACATTTTAACTGATGAGGAAGTAAATAAATATACGATTTCCAATATATTAGGTGGAAATGATAATTGGTTAAGCTAG
- a CDS encoding nitroreductase family protein — protein MNEFLKIVRERRSADKFIENIKIPREDFNDIFRELSLAPSAFNLQHARYYVVEDKDLQEKVYDSAFQQYKIKTASAVIIVTGDKNAYLSADKIYEGSMMLGMLDRTQYNIMIDTIKNLYEGWGENFKHDEAIRNACLSAMMFLLLAKDKDWDTCPMIYFEKDKISELLNIPDNEVPALMITMGKMDKSSTKIRGYRKPIDEFVKFF, from the coding sequence ATGAATGAGTTTTTGAAAATTGTTAGAGAAAGAAGATCAGCAGATAAGTTTATTGAAAATATTAAAATACCTAGAGAGGATTTTAATGATATATTTAGAGAACTTTCTTTGGCTCCTTCAGCATTTAATTTACAGCATGCGAGATATTATGTTGTAGAAGATAAGGATTTACAAGAAAAAGTTTACGATTCTGCTTTTCAACAATATAAGATAAAGACTGCTTCAGCAGTAATAATAGTTACTGGAGATAAAAATGCTTATCTTTCAGCGGATAAAATCTATGAAGGATCAATGATGCTTGGTATGCTTGATAGAACTCAGTATAACATTATGATTGATACAATTAAAAATCTTTATGAAGGTTGGGGAGAAAACTTTAAGCATGATGAAGCTATAAGAAATGCATGTTTATCAGCAATGATGTTTTTGTTATTGGCCAAGGATAAAGACTGGGATACCTGCCCAATGATATATTTTGAAAAGGATAAAATCAGTGAACTATTGAATATTCCAGATAATGAAGTGCCTGCCTTGATGATTACTATGGGAAAAATGGACAAGAGTAGTACTAAGATCAGAGGATATAGAAAACCAATTGACGAATTTGTGAAATTTTTTTAA
- a CDS encoding nitroreductase family protein gives MSKDFFAAVADRRSFYGISKEAVVSDDRIKEIIEHAVKHTPSSFNSQSARVVLLLGDHHDKLWDITKEALRKIVPADQFSSTEEKINSFKNGYGTVLFFEDYSVVEALQEQFSLYKDNFPVWSEQASGMHQFVVWTGLEIEGFGASLQHYNELIVDDVKKEWNIPDKWKLIGQMPFGKPVADPSAKEYQPLENRIRVFK, from the coding sequence ATGTCAAAAGATTTTTTTGCTGCAGTAGCAGATAGACGTTCATTTTATGGAATTAGTAAGGAGGCTGTGGTTTCAGATGATAGAATTAAGGAAATCATAGAACATGCTGTTAAGCATACTCCATCATCATTCAATTCTCAAAGTGCAAGAGTAGTGTTATTGCTAGGAGATCACCATGATAAATTGTGGGATATTACAAAAGAAGCTTTAAGAAAGATTGTGCCAGCAGATCAATTTAGTTCTACTGAAGAAAAAATTAATTCTTTTAAGAATGGATATGGTACAGTATTATTCTTTGAAGATTATAGTGTAGTGGAAGCACTTCAAGAACAATTCTCACTTTATAAAGATAATTTCCCAGTATGGTCAGAACAAGCAAGTGGAATGCATCAATTTGTTGTTTGGACTGGATTAGAAATTGAAGGCTTTGGAGCATCTTTGCAACATTATAATGAACTTATTGTAGATGATGTTAAGAAAGAATGGAATATTCCTGATAAATGGAAACTTATTGGTCAAATGCCATTTGGAAAACCTGTTGCAGATCCAAGTGCAAAAGAATATCAACCATTAGAAAATCGTATTAGAGTATTTAAATAA